A single Pseudodesulfovibrio aespoeensis Aspo-2 DNA region contains:
- the folE2 gene encoding GTP cyclohydrolase FolE2 has translation MEDVQKQQADIAMPIDRVGVKGLRLPIIVRDRESGIQHTVAEVSLSVDLPAEFKGTHMSRFVEALEHWSGELDYNTFLTLLEDIVVRLQARSAHVRFVFPFFLRRNSPVSGANGMMDYTCRVDGEFRDGTLTFTLGADVPVMTVCPCSKAISDEGAHSQRAEVRIRTRFTGFLWLEDLIEIGEQAGSCQVYSLLKREDEKYVTERAFANPAFVEDVVRAAAHGLDKHPKIHWYRVEVESFESIHNHSAFAVIESRE, from the coding sequence ATGGAAGACGTACAAAAACAACAGGCGGACATCGCCATGCCCATCGACCGCGTGGGCGTCAAGGGGCTGCGGCTGCCCATCATCGTCCGCGACCGGGAGTCGGGCATCCAGCACACGGTGGCCGAGGTCTCGCTGTCCGTGGACCTGCCCGCCGAGTTCAAGGGCACCCACATGAGCCGTTTTGTTGAGGCCCTGGAGCACTGGTCGGGCGAGCTCGACTACAACACCTTTCTGACCTTGCTTGAGGATATCGTGGTCCGGCTCCAGGCCAGGAGCGCGCACGTGCGCTTCGTGTTCCCGTTCTTCCTGCGGCGCAATTCGCCCGTGAGCGGGGCCAACGGGATGATGGACTACACCTGCCGGGTGGACGGCGAGTTCAGGGATGGCACCCTGACCTTCACCCTGGGCGCGGACGTGCCGGTCATGACCGTGTGTCCCTGCTCCAAGGCCATCTCGGACGAGGGCGCGCATTCGCAGCGGGCCGAGGTCCGCATCCGCACCCGGTTCACCGGCTTCCTCTGGCTTGAGGATCTCATCGAGATCGGCGAGCAGGCCGGGTCGTGCCAGGTCTATTCGCTGCTCAAGCGCGAGGACGAGAAATACGTCACCGAGCGCGCCTTTGCCAATCCCGCCTTTGTGGAGGACGTGGTCCGCGCCGCGGCCCACGGCCTGGACAAGCACCCCAAGATCCACTGGTATCGCGTCGAGGTGGAGAGCTTCGAATCCATCCACAACCACTCCGCCTTCGCGGTCATTGAAAGCCGGGAGTGA
- the gcvPA gene encoding aminomethyl-transferring glycine dehydrogenase subunit GcvPA: MPYVPHTDAEVREMLATIGVASIGDLFAEITDEMRPRSFNIPEGLSEMEVLSRLEAMAGKNAIDRTSFLGAGFYDHYIPAAVDALTMRGEFYTAYTPYQPEASQGTLQAIFEYQTAVTRLLGMECANASVYDGGTALYEALMMAVRKTRRRKIIVSEALNPIYRVMLGSYTSNLDLQFVTVPHKDGQTDVDGLRNAIDDDTAAVLVQNPNFFGSINDFTDLFAAARAKKAVSVISAYPVLQTLLKTPGAMGADVAVAEGQSLGLPLSFGGPYLGIMTCTKDMIRQMPGRIVGRTVDSQGRTGYVLTLQAREQHIRRQKATSNICSNQSLCALRALVHMCALGELGLKRAARLSVERAHLCAERLTAIPGVKMLTKGPFGNEFAVTLPVNAFEIIAVLTGRGFVPGFPLGRYYEGLENGLLVACTEKTSEEQIGIFAEMLKGALR, from the coding sequence ATGCCTTATGTTCCCCATACCGATGCCGAGGTCCGGGAAATGCTCGCCACCATCGGGGTGGCCTCCATCGGCGATCTCTTTGCCGAGATCACGGACGAGATGCGCCCCAGGAGCTTCAACATTCCAGAAGGATTGAGCGAAATGGAAGTGCTCTCCCGGCTCGAAGCCATGGCCGGAAAGAACGCCATTGACCGGACGAGCTTCCTGGGAGCGGGCTTCTACGACCACTACATCCCGGCTGCGGTGGACGCCCTGACCATGCGCGGCGAGTTCTACACCGCCTACACGCCCTACCAGCCCGAAGCCTCCCAGGGCACGCTCCAGGCCATCTTCGAGTACCAGACAGCCGTGACCCGGCTGCTGGGCATGGAGTGCGCCAACGCCTCGGTCTACGACGGCGGCACAGCCCTCTACGAGGCGCTGATGATGGCCGTGCGCAAGACCCGGCGGCGCAAGATCATCGTCTCCGAGGCCCTCAACCCCATCTACCGGGTCATGCTCGGCTCCTACACCTCGAACCTGGATCTCCAGTTCGTCACCGTGCCCCACAAGGACGGCCAGACAGACGTGGACGGCCTCAGAAACGCCATCGACGACGACACCGCCGCCGTGCTGGTCCAGAACCCCAATTTCTTCGGCTCCATCAACGACTTCACCGACCTCTTCGCCGCGGCCAGGGCCAAGAAGGCCGTGTCGGTCATCTCGGCCTACCCGGTGCTCCAGACCCTGCTCAAGACCCCCGGTGCCATGGGCGCGGACGTGGCCGTGGCCGAGGGCCAGTCCCTGGGCCTGCCCCTCTCCTTCGGCGGGCCGTACCTCGGCATCATGACCTGCACCAAGGACATGATCCGCCAGATGCCGGGCCGCATCGTGGGCCGCACCGTGGACAGCCAGGGCCGCACCGGCTACGTGCTGACCCTGCAAGCCCGCGAGCAGCACATCCGCCGCCAGAAGGCGACCTCCAACATCTGCTCCAACCAGTCCCTGTGCGCCCTGCGCGCCCTGGTCCACATGTGCGCCCTGGGCGAGCTGGGCCTCAAGCGCGCGGCCCGGCTCTCGGTGGAGCGCGCCCACCTCTGCGCCGAGCGGCTGACCGCCATCCCCGGCGTGAAGATGCTGACCAAGGGACCGTTTGGCAACGAGTTCGCCGTGACCCTGCCGGTCAACGCCTTTGAAATCATCGCGGTGCTCACGGGCCGGGGGTTTGTGCCCGGCTTCCCGCTGGGCCGGTACTACGAAGGGCTTGAGAACGGCCTGCTCGTGGCCTGCACCGAAAAGACCAGCGAGGAGCAGATCGGCATCTTCGCGGAGATGCTCAAGGGGGCGCTGAGATGA
- a CDS encoding class I SAM-dependent methyltransferase: MISKTISPQPGGAGPTGSQVSVAVGGRTWLLDREADMEALWESMGEGDLGEDERLPYWAEVWPASVLLGRHILRNADMVRGRPCLDLGCGLGLTGIIASHAGARVVAFDYEWPAVRFARHNAALNNVPQPLWALMDWRYPALRAQAFDFIWGGDVLYEKRFFDPLIRLFRHALAPGGKIWIGEPVRTVSRPVWDELRVEGFAPEKLTVEKVALCGQNATVNLWEITIP; encoded by the coding sequence ATGATCAGCAAGACGATTTCACCCCAGCCCGGAGGGGCCGGGCCGACCGGCTCGCAGGTCAGTGTGGCTGTCGGCGGGCGCACCTGGCTCCTCGACCGCGAGGCCGACATGGAGGCGCTCTGGGAGAGCATGGGCGAGGGCGACCTGGGCGAGGACGAGCGGCTGCCCTACTGGGCCGAGGTCTGGCCCGCCAGCGTCCTGCTGGGGCGGCACATCCTGCGCAATGCCGACATGGTTCGCGGCAGGCCGTGCCTTGATCTGGGCTGCGGCCTGGGGCTGACCGGGATCATCGCCAGCCACGCCGGGGCGCGGGTGGTCGCCTTTGACTACGAGTGGCCCGCTGTCCGGTTCGCCCGGCACAACGCGGCGCTCAACAACGTTCCCCAGCCCCTGTGGGCGCTCATGGACTGGCGATATCCGGCCCTGCGCGCCCAGGCCTTCGACTTCATCTGGGGCGGCGACGTGCTCTATGAAAAACGGTTTTTCGATCCGCTGATCCGTTTGTTCCGCCACGCCCTTGCGCCGGGTGGAAAAATCTGGATCGGCGAGCCGGTGCGCACGGTCTCCCGGCCTGTTTGGGACGAACTCCGCGTCGAGGGGTTTGCGCCGGAGAAGCTGACGGTGGAGAAGGTGGCCCTGTGCGGCCAGAACGCCACGGTGAATTTGTGGGAAATCACCATTCCCTGA
- a CDS encoding flagellar basal body rod C-terminal domain-containing protein gives MSDTNLSALSALSTVQQVSANNIANVNTDGFSASSVTLESGPADQGVRVGSIRESSVPGPNIGGVEGSNTDIGTEMVGMIRTGHAFSANVAAVRASEDMTGHLLNMIA, from the coding sequence ATGTCCGACACGAATCTATCCGCACTTTCCGCGCTGTCCACGGTCCAGCAGGTCTCGGCCAACAACATCGCCAATGTGAACACCGACGGCTTCAGCGCCAGCTCGGTGACGCTCGAATCCGGCCCGGCGGACCAGGGTGTGCGCGTGGGTTCCATCCGCGAAAGCTCTGTGCCCGGCCCGAACATAGGCGGGGTGGAGGGGTCCAATACCGACATCGGCACCGAGATGGTGGGCATGATCCGCACCGGCCACGCCTTTTCGGCCAATGTGGCGGCGGTGCGCGCCTCCGAGGACATGACCGGCCACCTGCTGAACATGATCGCCTGA
- the nikR gene encoding nickel-responsive transcriptional regulator NikR encodes MGKTIRFGVSLDSELLEKFDQHCEERSYQTRSEAIRDLIRNTLVQREWEQAAGDLAGTLTLVYDHHKSGLSQKLTEIQHDHHDVIQSSLHVHLDHHNCLEVIILKGDAEAIKALGQQLISTKGVKHGNLALTTTGKDLI; translated from the coding sequence ATGGGCAAGACCATTCGTTTCGGAGTGTCTCTCGACTCGGAACTGCTTGAGAAATTCGACCAGCATTGCGAGGAGCGCAGCTACCAGACCCGCTCAGAGGCCATCCGCGACCTGATCCGCAACACCCTGGTGCAGCGCGAGTGGGAGCAGGCCGCGGGCGATCTGGCCGGGACGCTGACCCTGGTCTACGACCACCACAAGTCAGGCCTGTCGCAGAAATTGACCGAGATCCAGCACGACCACCACGACGTCATCCAATCGTCCCTGCATGTGCACCTGGACCACCACAACTGCCTTGAGGTGATCATCCTCAAGGGTGACGCCGAGGCCATCAAGGCCCTGGGGCAGCAGCTCATCTCGACCAAGGGTGTCAAGCACGGCAATCTGGCCCTGACCACCACGGGCAAGGACCTGATCTAG
- the gcvH gene encoding glycine cleavage system protein GcvH — protein MIPDDLLYAKSHEWCLIKGDIATVGITQFAQEQLGDLTFVELPEVGDTFEAGAEMGSVESVKAASEIYSPVSGEVIEVNEALADAPEKVNEEPYGGGWMLKFRIKGAPEGLLDADGYAAVVEAESH, from the coding sequence ATGATTCCTGATGATCTTCTCTACGCCAAATCCCACGAATGGTGCCTGATCAAGGGCGACATCGCCACGGTCGGCATCACCCAGTTCGCCCAGGAGCAGCTGGGAGACCTCACCTTTGTCGAGCTGCCCGAAGTGGGCGACACCTTCGAGGCCGGAGCCGAGATGGGCTCGGTCGAATCCGTCAAGGCGGCGAGCGAGATATACTCCCCGGTTTCCGGCGAGGTCATTGAGGTCAACGAGGCTTTGGCCGACGCCCCTGAAAAGGTCAACGAGGAGCCCTACGGCGGCGGTTGGATGCTCAAGTTCCGCATCAAGGGCGCGCCCGAAGGGCTGCTCGACGCCGACGGCTACGCCGCAGTGGTCGAAGCCGAGAGCCACTAG
- the gcvPB gene encoding aminomethyl-transferring glycine dehydrogenase subunit GcvPB: MKTIFEKSVAGREGCWPCEGMAEEAYIPSELLRQGDIGLPSASELDVVRHFTKLSQRNYGVDGNFYPLGSCTMKYNPKFTEIVAAMPGFTRLHPVLPQLQGAGGLCQGALEVMYETENLLCEITGMHAFTLHPMAGAHGELTGVMLMAAYHRDRGNKKTKIIVPDSAHGTNPASAAIAGYTVISVASVDGIVDPAALAEVLDDEVAGMMMTCPNTLGLFEKNLPEIVRLLRKVDALLYYDGANLNAVMGKMRVGDVGFDIVHLNLHKTFATPHGGGGPGSGPVGVSEKLEPFLPISRVAKLEDGQFFLGYDHPKSIGYVAPFYGNFGVVLKAYAYILRLGRAGLIRATENAVLSANYMRKRLENHFEIPFNRICMHEFVASAAEQAKNGVHALDFAKALLDKGYHAPTVYFPLIVPESIMIEPTETENKETLDQFIDDLIEIAELAITDPAAVQAAPLTLPVTRLDETRAARAMELTDDL, translated from the coding sequence ATGAAGACCATATTCGAAAAATCCGTGGCCGGACGCGAAGGATGCTGGCCCTGCGAAGGCATGGCCGAGGAGGCCTACATCCCGTCCGAACTGCTGCGCCAGGGCGACATAGGGCTGCCCTCTGCCTCGGAGCTTGACGTGGTGCGCCACTTCACCAAGCTCTCCCAGCGCAACTACGGCGTGGACGGCAATTTCTACCCGCTGGGGTCGTGCACCATGAAGTACAACCCCAAGTTCACCGAGATCGTGGCCGCCATGCCCGGCTTCACCCGGCTGCACCCGGTCCTGCCACAGCTCCAGGGCGCGGGCGGCCTGTGCCAGGGCGCCCTTGAGGTCATGTACGAGACCGAGAACCTGCTCTGCGAAATCACCGGCATGCACGCCTTCACCCTGCACCCCATGGCCGGAGCGCACGGCGAGCTGACCGGCGTCATGCTCATGGCCGCCTATCACAGGGACCGTGGCAACAAAAAGACCAAGATCATCGTGCCCGACTCGGCCCACGGCACCAACCCGGCATCCGCGGCCATCGCGGGCTACACCGTGATCTCGGTCGCGTCCGTGGACGGCATCGTGGACCCGGCGGCCCTGGCCGAGGTGCTGGACGACGAGGTGGCGGGCATGATGATGACCTGCCCCAACACCCTGGGACTGTTCGAAAAGAATCTGCCAGAGATCGTCCGGCTGCTGCGCAAGGTGGACGCCCTGCTCTACTACGACGGCGCCAACCTCAATGCGGTCATGGGCAAGATGCGCGTGGGCGACGTGGGTTTCGACATCGTCCACCTCAACCTGCACAAGACCTTTGCCACCCCGCATGGCGGCGGCGGCCCCGGCTCCGGCCCGGTGGGCGTGAGCGAGAAGCTTGAGCCCTTCCTGCCCATCTCCCGCGTGGCCAAGCTTGAGGACGGCCAGTTCTTCCTCGGCTACGACCACCCCAAATCCATTGGCTACGTGGCCCCGTTTTACGGCAACTTCGGCGTGGTGCTCAAGGCGTATGCCTACATCCTGCGCCTGGGCCGCGCCGGGCTTATCCGGGCCACGGAGAACGCTGTGCTGAGCGCCAACTACATGCGCAAGCGGCTGGAAAACCACTTTGAAATCCCCTTCAACCGGATCTGCATGCACGAATTCGTGGCCAGCGCGGCGGAGCAGGCCAAAAACGGCGTCCACGCCCTGGATTTCGCCAAGGCGCTGCTGGACAAGGGCTACCACGCGCCCACGGTCTACTTCCCGCTCATCGTGCCGGAATCGATCATGATCGAACCCACCGAGACCGAGAACAAGGAGACCCTGGACCAGTTCATCGACGATCTCATCGAGATCGCGGAGCTGGCCATCACCGATCCCGCTGCCGTGCAGGCCGCCCCGCTCACCCTGCCCGTGACCCGGCTGGACGAGACCAGGGCCGCCCGCGCCATGGAGCTGACCGATGACCTATGA
- a CDS encoding dihydrolipoyl dehydrogenase family protein: MTYDLIVLGAGPGGFDAATAAAGYGLKVALVEKRSLGGTCLNRGCIPTKLWLGATSAIDELHNQSKLKIASGEVVVDFAALQARVAKHLAGTRKAMAMQLEKLGVDLFEGFGRLAGEGTVEVEAADGIKTLKYANLVIATGSKPIYFPGLEPDGDCVLDSDMFLAMETMPASLIVVGAGFIGLEMAQVAHRFGAQVTVVDAMDRVAPLEDPEVSKALLSIFKRWKWDVQLAKRVAGLRTVDGKGVLTMDSGEKLTADKILVAVGRGPVTEGLGLDTVGIEVAMRRIEVDENLQAAPNIYAVGDVNGLIQLAHAAAHQGHHLAAAVAGKTDGPYESGPVPSVLYGAPEVMRVGRMENEIFLSPERCEVSRAQLAANPMAQAHASTQGFVKVVWADGRVAGVTAVGHDVSRLTTPATMIVAQGWTGHDLHSVMFPHPSLDESLLAALRAERTPVE; this comes from the coding sequence ATGACCTATGATCTCATAGTCCTGGGCGCTGGCCCCGGCGGATTCGACGCCGCGACCGCGGCAGCCGGATACGGCCTCAAGGTCGCCCTGGTGGAAAAACGCTCCCTGGGCGGCACCTGCCTCAACCGGGGCTGCATCCCCACCAAGCTGTGGCTGGGCGCGACATCGGCCATCGACGAGCTGCACAACCAGTCGAAACTGAAGATCGCCTCGGGCGAGGTGGTCGTGGACTTTGCCGCGCTCCAGGCCCGAGTGGCCAAGCATCTGGCAGGCACCCGCAAGGCCATGGCCATGCAGCTTGAAAAGCTCGGCGTGGACCTGTTCGAGGGGTTCGGCAGACTGGCCGGCGAGGGCACAGTGGAGGTCGAGGCCGCAGACGGCATCAAGACCCTGAAATACGCCAACCTCGTCATTGCCACCGGGTCCAAACCGATCTACTTCCCCGGTCTGGAGCCGGACGGCGACTGCGTGCTCGACTCGGACATGTTCCTGGCCATGGAGACCATGCCCGCCTCGCTCATCGTGGTCGGTGCGGGCTTCATCGGCCTGGAGATGGCCCAGGTGGCCCACCGTTTCGGCGCGCAGGTCACGGTTGTTGACGCCATGGACCGGGTGGCCCCGCTGGAGGACCCCGAAGTGTCCAAGGCGCTCCTGTCCATCTTCAAGCGGTGGAAATGGGACGTGCAGCTCGCCAAGCGCGTTGCGGGCCTCAGGACCGTGGACGGCAAGGGCGTATTGACCATGGACAGCGGCGAAAAGCTCACGGCGGACAAGATCCTGGTGGCCGTGGGACGCGGCCCGGTGACCGAGGGCCTCGGCCTGGACACGGTCGGCATCGAGGTGGCCATGCGCCGCATCGAGGTGGACGAAAACCTCCAGGCCGCGCCCAACATCTATGCCGTGGGCGATGTCAACGGCCTCATCCAACTGGCCCATGCCGCGGCGCACCAGGGCCATCACCTGGCCGCCGCCGTGGCCGGGAAAACGGACGGCCCCTACGAGTCCGGCCCGGTGCCCAGCGTGCTCTACGGCGCGCCCGAGGTCATGCGCGTGGGCCGCATGGAGAATGAGATATTCCTGTCCCCAGAGCGGTGCGAGGTCTCCCGCGCCCAGCTGGCGGCCAACCCCATGGCCCAGGCCCACGCCTCCACCCAGGGATTCGTCAAGGTCGTCTGGGCCGATGGCCGCGTGGCGGGCGTCACCGCCGTGGGCCATGATGTCTCGCGCCTGACCACCCCGGCCACCATGATCGTGGCCCAGGGCTGGACCGGCCACGACCTGCACTCGGTCATGTTCCCCCATCCTTCCCTGGACGAATCGCTGCTCGCGGCGCTCCGGGCCGAGCGGACCCCGGTGGAATAG